The following DNA comes from Flavisolibacter ginsenosidimutans.
TAGATGATTTGGTTTCACCCGAAATAAAGGCAAAGGATTGATGTCCCATGCCGGTGAGATAAGTTGCCATTTGCCGGCGGCTAAATAATCGTCTCCGTAAACCGCGTTGTGTTTAAGGTTGTCAACATAGCGGTTAAAAAGCACGACGGAAATATTGTGGCGTGAAAAGCGTTCCGCTTCGGTTGAACCCAACAGGGCATCGGTGATAATGACGCCTTCCACACTATAATGCAAAGTTGATTGATTTCTTTTTCCTGAATCAATTCATTCTCTGCATTTATTAGAATCAGGTGATATCCTTTCAACGCAGGTGATGGTAGAATTTTGAAAGTGCCGACGTGTAAAAGGGTTCTGAAAATTGCGAATAACAATGCCAATCAGTTTTGTCTTTTTCGTGCTTAAACTGTAAGCGCCGGTGAAGTTGACCACTGTTCGCCGGAATAAGTTGACCGGGTCTCGCCGCTCCAAATTGACCACCTCACGCCGGAGCAAATTGACCACGGAAAAGAAGAAGAAAAAGTTTCTGTGATTCGGAACCATTCGTGCTAAGTTTTCTAATAAAACTCGGCATGCATGGCAAACAATCCGGTTCGCATGAGCAAAATCAGACACATCCTGCAATTGCATCACCAAGGACGCAGCAAGCTCCAAATCGCTGCCCAAACAGCATCGCCCGCAACACGCTAAAGAAGTACTTAAAACAGTTTTACTGAGAGCAAACTAACCTTCCACGAGATCAGTGAGCTAAGTGACAAGGACCTCGAAGAACTGTTTGTAAAACCACAGGAGCAACCCATTAGCGAGAAGCTACAAACGCTGTTTTCTCTCTTTCCCTCCATTGACAAGGAACTGAAAAAGAAAGGCATGACCAGGCAGTTGCTCTGGGAGCAGTACAAAGCCGTTCATCCCGATGGTTTTGGTGTCTCACAGTTCAAGCATTACTACGCTCGGTGGAAGGCGCAGGTCAATCCGGTGATGCGCATGGAACACAAAGCCGGCGACAAACTACGTGGACTTTGCCGGCGACAAGCTCAGTGTTGTTGATCCGGTGAGCGGTGAGATAAAAGCCGTGGAAGTGTTTGTTGCTATTCTGGGTGCAAGTCAACTAACGTATGTGGAAGCGGTGGCCTCGCAAGGCAAAGAAGATTTTATCGCAGCGTGTGAGAACGCCATTCACTTTTGCGGCGGTGTGCCTCAAGCTATTGTACCGGATAATTTAAAATCAGCCGTCACAAAGAGCAGCAAGTATGAACCCACACTGAACGAGACCTTCCTTGACTTTGCCCAGCACTACAGCACAACCATTCTTCCGGCAAGGTCCTATCGTCCCAGAGACAAAGCCCTGGTGGAAAACGCCGTTAAAATCGTGTACTCACGCATCTATGCAAAGGTTCGGGCCCGTGTTTATCACAGCCTCGAACAGCTCAATGCCGCCATCAAAGTAGCGCTGGAAGAACACAACAATGCCCATCTAAAAGGCCGCAACTACAGCCGTCGGCAGCAGTTTGAAGAAGTGGAAAGGGCAGCCCTGATGCCATTGCCGCCACTTCGCTATGAACTGAAAAAATGCTTGTATGCCACGGTGGCCAAAAACGGTCATGTGGCCCTGAGTGCAGACAAACATTACTACAGTGTACCCTACCGCTTTATTGGCAAAAAAGTGAAGCTGCTCTTCTCCCGTCACTCCGTGGAGATCTACTACAACTACGAACGCATTGCCCTGCACACAAGGGCACGGCTTGCCTATCACTACACCACAGACAAAGAGCACCTGGCCTCCGCCCACCGCTTTGTCGCCGAATGGACACCCCAGAAGTTCATCTCGTGGGCAGAAGCCATCCACGAGGATGTGAAGCTGTATATTTTAAAAGTGCTTCAGCGCAAGCAACATCCCGAACAAGCCTACAAGTCCTGTGTGGGCATTTTAGTTTTGCAAAGAAGATCGAAAAAGAACGGTTGATCAAAGCCTGTCAGCGGGCCTTGGGCTACGGCGCCTATAACTACAAAACCATCCAAACTATTTTAGAAAAAGAGCTGGACAAAAAAGACCCGTCACCAGAAACAGAACAACTCTCCATGCCTTTGCACGACAACATCCGCGGCGAACATTACTATCAATAAATCACATCAAAAACAAACAAGAACATGAACGCAACCACACTGGAAAAAATGAAACAAATGAAGCTCTTTGGCATGCACAGGGCCTTTAAAACCGACCTTGAATCCGGAAGAGCCGATACGTACACAGCGGATGAGATCACCGCTCACTGATCGAAGCGGAATGGGATGAAAGACAAAACCGATCCATTGAACAAAAAATTAAAAATGCCCGCTTCCGCTACAAGGCATTGCTCGAAGACGTTTATTACCATCCCGAGCGAAACCTGGAAAAGAACCAGCTGCTGCGTTATGCACTGTAGCTTTATTGACAAAGCAGAAAGTATCCTCATCACCGGTCAACCGGTAGCGGCAAAAGCTACCTTGCGTCTGCGCTTGGCCATCACGGCTGCTCGATGGGCTATCGGGTGGTTTATTACAGCCTGCCCAAGCTACTCTCCAAATTAAAAATGAGCAAAGCCGATGGTTCTTACCTGAAAGAAGTCGCCAAAATCGAGCGGCAACATTTACTCATCCTTGATGACTTTGGACTGCAGCCTTTTGATAGCCCGAGCAGAGCAGTTCTCATGGAACTGATTGAAGATAGGCATGGTAAAGGATCGTTGATTATTACATCCCAACTCCCCGTAAGTAAATGGTATGAAGTCATTGGCGAGAAACCATTGCGGATGCCATCTTAGACCGCATCGTGCACTCTGCTCACCGCCTTGAACTCAAAGGCGAGTCACTCAGAAAGAAACGCAGCGTCGTAACAACAGAAGCAATGGCTTAAATTTGTAAGTAACGTACTCAATAAAATCAACGCAAATTATTTACGACCGAATCATACATGAACCGCTCTTCTTCGCCACAAAAATAGGTGGTCAACTTGCCACGGCCTGATGTGGTCACCTTCATCGGCGTGTACAGGCTACCGCAAGGATTGGACGTGGGTAGCAAAGATTGTCTTTGCCATCGAAAAGGCTGGCAAGCCTCTTCGTTCAGCTGAAATCATTGAGATACTAGAAAAGCGTGAATCACATCTACGAGAACATACTTCCAAACCGCAATACTTTTCAGCCTTTATTAATCTTGCTCTGAAGAACGAACGGATCAAGCGAGAAAAACGAAAAGGGGAAAGAGGATATTACTACTATCTATAGAAACAGACACTCTTTAAATTTGGGCATATAAGGGCAAATAATAGCAGTTAAAATTCTTCACTGGCAATGGAAGTCAGGTTATTAATTATAGGCGTGTTATTTCTGACAGATCAATTCGATTTAAATACGGCTCCAACAAAATAGGATGATCAAAGCAGCCCACTTTCCAAATTGTATCATCTTTTTTTCGTAAAGCTACTTCTGTATAAAAGGCATCAATTTGAAAAAGCAAAAACCGGTGATGGGATTCTTCCCTTCGCCGATAAGTACACCTCGGTTCTCAATCATTGTAACTTGATCATCAACAAATAGATTATCGAATTCTTCCAGGGTCATTATAAAAGTTGTACGTAATCGTATTTTAGTAGTCCACTTATAAACTAAATTCTATTGGCGGATTTACAAGCGCATACTTTTCGTTTACCACACTGGCGTTAATGAACAACGTTTCTAAGCTCTTTTCGGTTCCGTAGCTTTCATGTATATGTCCACAAATATGAACCTTAGGTTTGATTTGATCAATCTTCTTCCATAAGTCTTTGCAGCCTAAGTGTTCGCCGGATGCTGATTTGTCAAGAGTGCCATAAGCAGGACCATGCGTAATCAGAATATCCGTGTTAACAGGAATTACTTTCCAATGTTTATTAATTGCAGTACCGTTCTCTGTTAAACGCCCAATCCCAATAGCGCGGCGTGATTGGGGAGCCCCACAATTGAAAACCCGCCACAGTCATTTCACTATCGTTTAGATAAAAAACGTTTTTAGGAAGACGTTTTCGTATAAAGCTATCAGCAGATTCCTCAAGATAAAAATCATGATTGCCAGCAATAAAATTTTGTATTTATAATCCAGGCCACTAAACCATTTAATGAAATTCCACCTGATGGCCTGAATCTTCTGCAAGATGCGTATCGTCAATAAGGCTAATGTCTCCGGCATGAATAAGTACATCAGCCTCCGGCAATGTCTTCAACAATCTATGTTTTCCATGAGTATCAGCAATGGCAACAAACTTCATTAAACTGCATTTTGTATATCAAATAGAAACGCTACAGTAAATGCTTCATTCATCCGCCAAATAGGTCTCGTTGTAAATATCTCTTAGCTTCTTGCCATTATAGGTCCAATATGGACCAGGCGCGACATGGTAGCTGTTATTGAGGATTGTACGTGTCGCATTCGTTAAAGAGGTTTCAGTTCCACGAAAGATAACGCTGCGATCACTGGAAACTGATACTGATTCACCGTTTGCCACACAAACCAATTCACTGCCGATTGGAATATTCATTTCGCCGAAGGAAAAACGTGGCCGTTTTTTTTCGCATACGCTTCTCCTGCTTCCCTGTCTATTTCATCCACCTCTTCCTTTTCATTAGCTACTTTGGGTGTTACATCCTCGATCTCCATTAGTTTGATAATGGCAATGGCCTGCATAGGATCAATTTCAAAAAACTCCCGTTTGGGGTTTACTCTGTCAGGCCCAAAGGCAATATAATGCCTTCTCAACCTTTTCATAGTTGAGTACTTTAGCAGCATACACACATTCAAAGGGCAGTGGCACACCAGTAGTATATATCTGTGCCATACGAAGCTTTACATCTTCATGCGTCGTCATCCCAATTTTGATCATATTGGGAATGGCTGGATTGGTGAGGATGTACACAATGCCTTGGTTTGGCTCCATAAAGTTTATTTAGACTTCCGCAAAAAATTGAACGGCAAAATCACAAAAATCAATAATGACCTGTTTATCCAGCTCGAACTCTTTTCGGCTGCCTAGATAATTCCGGCAATCCGGAGTAATTTCTTTACCACGCTTAAGGTCTACAACCGACAAACATTTTATATGCCGTTTTGAAACTAGAATAATATAGGCATTGTCATACGGATAGTTGTCAGGAAGATCGTTCATTGAAAAACATCCGTTAGCCCGAAACTTGACCTCAACAAAAAATACCTCATTGGTCTTAGGTTGTTGTATCACAAAATCGGGCATTCGTCTGATTTGTGTGGCCACATCACTTCGAACGCCTTTCAACAGTTCCATAATCCCCGGAATTGTGTTTTCCATACC
Coding sequences within:
- the istA gene encoding IS21 family transposase, with amino-acid sequence MDFAGDKLSVVDPVSGEIKAVEVFVAILGASQLTYVEAVASQGKEDFIAACENAIHFCGGVPQAIVPDNLKSAVTKSSKYEPTLNETFLDFAQHYSTTILPARSYRPRDKALVENAVKIVYSRIYAKVRARVYHSLEQLNAAIKVALEEHNNAHLKGRNYSRRQQFEEVERAALMPLPPLRYELKKCLYATVAKNGHVALSADKHYYSVPYRFIGKKVKLLFSRHSVEIYYNYERIALHTRARLAYHYTTDKEHLASAHRFVAEWTPQKFISWAEAIHEDVKLYILKVLQRKQHPEQAYKSCVGILVLQRRSKKNG
- a CDS encoding metallophosphoesterase family protein; translated protein: MKFVAIADTHGKHRLLKTLPEADVLIHAGDISLIDDTHLAEDSGHQVEFH
- a CDS encoding GIY-YIG nuclease family protein; amino-acid sequence: MEPNQGIVYILTNPAIPNMIKIGMTTHEDVKLRMAQIYTTGVPLPFECVYAAKVLNYEKVEKALYCLWA